A stretch of the Streptomyces ortus genome encodes the following:
- a CDS encoding NAD(P)-dependent malic enzyme has protein sequence MAAEIVNPRSDSSTDQDGGAEPLDSFDPAFALHRGGKMAVQATVPVRDKDDLSLAYTPGVAKVCTAIAEQPELVHDYTWKSSVVAVVTDGTAVLGLGDIGPEASLPVMEGKAILFKQFGGVDAVPIALACTGVDEIVETVVRLAPSFGGVNLEDISAPRCFEIERQLQERLDIPVFHDDQHGTAVVTLAALRNAARLTGRSLGQLRAVISGAGAAGVAIAKFLLEAGLGDVAVADRKGIVSTDRDDLTPVKRDLAVMTNKAGLSGSLEAALAGADVFIGVSGGTVPEPAVASMAEGAFVFAMANPTPEVHPDVAHKYAAVVATGRSDYPNQINNVLAFPGIFAGALQVRASRITEGMKIAAAEALAAVVGDDLAADYVIPSPFDERVAPAVTAAVAAAARAEGVARR, from the coding sequence GTGGCAGCGGAGATCGTCAATCCTCGCAGCGACAGCAGTACGGATCAGGACGGCGGGGCCGAGCCCCTCGATTCCTTCGACCCGGCGTTCGCGCTGCACCGTGGCGGGAAGATGGCCGTGCAGGCCACCGTGCCCGTCCGTGACAAGGACGACCTGTCCCTCGCGTACACGCCCGGCGTCGCGAAGGTCTGCACGGCCATCGCGGAGCAGCCGGAACTCGTCCACGACTACACGTGGAAGTCGTCCGTGGTCGCCGTCGTGACGGACGGGACCGCCGTGCTCGGTCTCGGTGACATCGGGCCCGAGGCCTCGCTCCCCGTCATGGAGGGCAAGGCGATCCTGTTCAAGCAGTTCGGCGGGGTCGACGCCGTGCCGATCGCGCTGGCCTGCACGGGCGTCGACGAGATCGTCGAGACCGTCGTGCGGCTCGCGCCGTCCTTCGGCGGCGTGAATCTGGAGGACATCTCGGCACCCCGGTGCTTCGAGATCGAGCGCCAGTTGCAGGAGCGGCTCGACATTCCCGTCTTCCACGACGACCAGCACGGTACTGCCGTCGTCACGCTGGCGGCCCTGCGGAACGCGGCGCGGCTGACCGGGCGCTCGCTCGGCCAGCTGCGGGCCGTGATCTCGGGCGCCGGCGCGGCCGGGGTCGCCATCGCCAAGTTCCTGCTCGAGGCGGGGCTCGGGGATGTCGCCGTCGCGGACCGCAAGGGGATCGTGTCGACCGACCGGGACGATCTGACCCCGGTCAAGCGGGACCTCGCGGTCATGACCAACAAGGCGGGTCTCTCCGGCTCGCTGGAGGCCGCGCTCGCGGGGGCCGACGTCTTCATCGGCGTCTCCGGCGGTACGGTGCCGGAGCCGGCCGTGGCCTCCATGGCGGAGGGTGCGTTCGTGTTCGCCATGGCGAATCCGACTCCCGAGGTGCACCCCGATGTCGCGCACAAGTACGCGGCTGTTGTCGCCACCGGGCGGTCGGACTATCCGAACCAGATCAACAACGTGCTGGCGTTCCCCGGGATCTTCGCGGGGGCGCTGCAGGTGCGGGCCTCTCGGATCACCGAGGGGATGAAGATCGCCGCGGCCGAGGCGTTGGCTGCGGTCGTCGGGGACGACCTTGCCGCGGACTATGTGATCCCGTCGCCGTTCGACGAGCGGGTCGCTCCGGCGGTCACGGCGGCGGTTGCGGCGGCGGCGCGGGCGGAGGGGGTGGCGCGGCGCTAG